From the genome of Colletotrichum higginsianum IMI 349063 chromosome 4, whole genome shotgun sequence, one region includes:
- a CDS encoding DEAD/DEAH box helicase — MDILKVLSRGIKQPPKGAKGASKPPANLPSAGNRTNPQLFHDEVPSARGHKRKRGRDEVEEKEEERLPEVDFFAPKPDPSEEAAKVKEAAAKEKKNAPPPSPAVKPKLLPEDECRQILRSHRLKLTLLSERHKNPSKVTKSKKKKKVAVEVEKETNQLHPQPLTTFRELRTNYGIAPLLAENLAHQGFKVPTEVQLGALPLLLQPELALKEVPRNEELGDVSKGIDFLAVAPTGSGKTISFLIPAINSIMQKRATVEDQDEHDLSAIIIAPTRELVFQIVNEARKLAQNSGIKVAGMKKGMRLAVEEEEKPESEDEEEEDEDDGEKSDDDEDSETEPARTKSVVKADILVTTPALFFNFLTSGSPTTNRKLPNVTSLILDEADVLLDPLFREQTMAIWSACPNPALRTTFWSATFGSNIETLVTEAQSAKPEPKPLIRLVVGLKDTAVPNVTHKLVYTATEKGKLLGLRQLLHPTAGDDSGPPLRPPFLVFTQTIERATALEEELKYDIPLAAGGATRIAALHSGLADRARADIMRRFRAGEVWILITTDVLARGVDFAGVNGVVNYDVPGSSAAYVHRAGRTGRAGREGGVAVTFYTTDDIPFVKSVANVIAASEKQAGKTGDEANVQKWLLDALPNVSKADKKRLKEKGVEARRSHGAAMISSQSKWDRRKETNRQGATAANKQRMKHARRVDEGDGGEWGGIDD, encoded by the coding sequence ATGGACATCCTCAAAGTTTTGTCGCGCGGCATCAAGCAGCCTCCCAAGGGCGCCAAGGGCGCTAGCAAGCCGCCAGCGAATCTGCCGTCCGCCGGCAACCGGACGAACCCCCAGCTCTTCCACGACGAGGTGCCCTCAGCGCGCGGCCACAAGAGGAAGCGCGGTAgagacgaggtcgaggagaaggaggaggaacggCTGCCCGAGGTCGACTTCTTCGCCCCCAAGCCCGACCCCTCCGAAGAAGCagccaaggtcaaggaggccgccgctaaagagaagaagaacgcaccacctccctcccccgccgTCAAGCCGAAGCTGCTTCCCGAAGACGAGTGCCGACAGATCCTCCGCTCCCACCGGCTGAAGCTTACCTTGCTTTCCGAGCGCCACAAGAACCCGTCCAAAGTGACCAAGAgtaagaagaagaagaaggtcgccgtcgaggttgagaagGAGACAAACCAGCTGCACCCCCAGCCCTTGACCACCTTCCGCGAGCTTCGGACGAACTACGGCATCGCGCCGCTGCTGGCGGAGAACCTCGCCCATCAGGGGTTCAAGGTGCCGACCGaggtccagctcggcgcctTGCCGCTGCTTTTGCAACCAGAGCTTGCCCTGAAGGAGGTTCCCCGTAACGAAGAGCTTGGCGATgtctccaagggcatcgatttcctcgccgtcgcgccGACAGGCAGTGGAAAGACGATCAGTTTCTTGATCCCCGCCATTAACTCGATCATGCAGAAGAGGGCCACTGTAGAGGACCAGGACGAACACGACCTATCCGCCATCATCATTGCCCCGACGAGGGAACTCGTCTTCCAGATCGTGAACGAGGCGCGCAAGTTGGCCCAGAACTCGGGCATCAAGGTGGCCGGAATGAAGAAGGGCATGCGCCTAgctgtcgaggaggaggagaagcccgagagcgaggacgaagaggaggaggatgaggatgatggtgAGAAgtctgacgacgacgaggacagcgAGACAGAGCCCGCCAGGACAAAGTCTGTCGTCAAAGCCGACATCCTTGTCACAACGCCGGCGCTTTTCTTCAACTTCCTCACGTCAgggtcgccgacgacgaaccgCAAGCTCCCCAATGTGACGTCTTTgatcctcgacgaggcaGACGTGCTACTTGACCCCCTGTTCCGTGAGCAGACCATGGCCATCTGGTCCGCGTGCCCCAACCCCGCGCTGAGAACAACCTTCTGGTCGGCGACCTTTGGCTCCAACATCGAGACCCTCGTCACCGAGGCGCAGTCGGCAAAGCCCGAGCCCAAGCCGCTGATCCGTCTCGTGGTCGGCCTCAAGGACACGGCCGTCCCCAACGTCACCCACAAGCTGGTCTACACCGCGACCGAGAAGGGCAAGCTCCTGGGTCTGCGCCAGCTTCTTCACCCCACGGCCGGAGACGATTCAGGCCCGCCGCTGCGGCCTCCGTTCCTGGTATTCACCCAGACCATTGAGCGCGCGAcggccctcgaggaggagctcaagTACGACATCCcgctcgcggccggcggcgccaccaGAATTGCTGCGCTGCACAGCGGCTTGGCGGACAGGGCACGCGCGGACATCATGCGCCGCTTCCGCGCCGGTGAAGTGTGGATCCTCATCACGACGGACGTGCTCGCGCGCGGCGTCGACTTCGCGggcgtcaacggcgtcgtcAACTACGATGTGCCCGGTTCCAGCGCCGCGTACGTCCACCGCGCTGGCCGCACGGGCCGGGCTgggcgcgagggcggcgttgcCGTCACCTTTTACACGACGGACGACATCCCCTTCGTTAAGAGCGTCGCCAacgtcatcgccgccagcgagaagcaggccggcaagacgggcgacgaggccaacgTGCAGAAGTGGCTGCTCGACGCCCTGCCCAACGTCAGCAAGGCCGACAAGAAGAGGCTGAAGGAGAAGGGTGTCGAGGCCCGACGCAGCCACGGGGCCGCCATGATCTCGTCCCAGAGCAAGTGGGACCGGCGCAAGGAGACGAATAGGCAGGGTGCCACCGCAGCGAATAAGCAGAGGATGAAGCACGCCCGAAGGGTAGACGAGGGTGATGGGGGGGAATggggcggcatcgacgactAA
- a CDS encoding HET domain-containing protein, with translation MRVINTETLELEEFHELPRRPYVILSHTWGSDEVSFEEMMMVNCQKEASSEARSSIMRKHGFEKIRATCAKATGDGFSYAWIDTCCIDKKSSAELSEAVNSMFRYYEASAICYAYLTDVPTASQIVDLWDEEEGFDRDGLFGSSRWFTRGWTLQELLASGTVEFYAADWTEIGTKSSLVTHVARITRINPDVLAGEKPISECNAAERLSWAARRETTRVEDIAYSLLGIMGVTMPLLYGEGKHAFVRLQEAVMKEREDYTLMLGGLATYIIHRIGSRESGSLLSISDISMPGDWEYSPPLAESPSSFLVQDPDVWSYGLIHSGSTQPPFEAESDHESPSLSPRGLRVSLPRCSVGDSQPRWFESQWFDTRCMTREYHILILLEPSRHDKLCYRRYERAYALARPSEVFYKGTPDFFIVRPASIFGHWSFSAGHGRLDVPKPEWTLDASAMSPDLEVEWLHGNFDHSLGVGYKGLIEVVALGWCARAAGEQEGFLLVFGNGWGHVVHETEMTDRGVAIDEIRAGSGLALQRAVPITGKFKHSDRVVLHLRTTAIVASFRRRGSSEEHRTLKLTTSQRARSSS, from the exons ATGAGAGTCATCAATACCGAAACTTTGGAGCTCGAGGAATTCCACGAGTTACCCCGGAGGCCCTACGTGATCCTATCTCACACGTGGGGTAGTGATGAAGTCAGCTTCGaggagatgatgatggtgaacTGCCAGAAGGAAGCCTCTTCTGAAGCTCGGAGTTCTATCATGCGGAAGCATGGCTTTGAAAAGATCAGGGCGACTTGTGCTAAGGCGACGGGAGATGGCTTCTCCTATGCCTGGATCGACACTTGCTG CATCGACAAGAAGAGCAGTGCGGAGCTCTCTGAAGCCGTCAACTCCATGTTCCGTTACTATGAAGCATCCGCCATATGCTATGCCTATTTGACTGATGTCCCGACTGCCAGCCAGATCGTTGACCTAtgggacgaggaagaagggtTCGACCGAGATGGCTTGTTCGGTTCGAGCAGGTGGTTCACGCGAGGCTGGACCCTCCAAGAGCTCTTGGCCTCGGGGACGGTCGAGTTTTACGCTGCGGACTGGACCGAAATCGGCACCAAGTCCTCTCTAGTGACGCACGTCGCCCGTATCACGAGGATCAACCCCGATGTGCTGGCCGGCGAAAAGCCCATCTCGGAATGCAACGCTGCGGAACGCCTgtcctgggcggcgaggcgcgAGACGACACGCGTCGAAGACATCGCTTACTCTCTTCTCGGAATCATGGGCGTCACCATGCCTCTCCTCTACGGCGAGGGCAAACACGCATTTGTCCGCCTCCAGGAAGCGGTGATGAAGGAGCGGGAGGATTACACCCTGATGCTCGGGGGCCTTGCAACCTACATCATACACAGGATCGGGTCGAGGGAATCCGGCTCTCTCTTGTCCATAAGCGACATCAGCATGCCGGGCGACTGGGAATATTCCCCGCCGCTCGCCGAGAGTCCCAGTAGTTTCCTCGTCCAAGATCCGGATGTCTGGTCCTACGGGTTGATCCATAGCGGTTCGACCCAACCACCGTTTGAAGCGGAATCTGACCATGAGTCTCCGTCTCTGAGCCCGCGAGGCCTGCGTGTGTCCTTGCCTCGGTGTTCTGTCGGTGACTCCCAGCCACGATGGTTCGAGTCGCAGTGGTTCGATACCAGATGCATGACGAGAGAATACCACATCCTGATCCTGCTGGAACCTTCGCGACATGACAAGCTGTGCTATCGGCGGTACGAAAGAGCCTACGCTCTGGCTCGGCCCAGCGAGGTTTTCTACAAGGGCACACCCGACTTCTTCATCGTCCGCCCGGCGTCCATCTTTGGACACTGGTCATTCTCCGCCGGACACGGCCGTCTCGATGTCCCCAAACCAGAGTGGACCTTGGACGCTTCCGCCATGTCTCCGGACCTGGAGGTGGAGTGGCTGCACGGGAATTTTGACCACTCGCTCGGGGTGGGGTACAAAGGACTGATCGAAGTCGTGGCCCTTGGCTGGTGTGCGAGAGCTGCCGGGGAACAGGAGGGATTCCTGCTCGTCTTTGGCAACGGCTGGGGTCACGTGGTGCACGAGACGGAAATGACAGACAGAGGCGTCGCAATTGACGAGATACGCGCGGGATCCGGCTTGGCTCTGCAACGCGCGGTTCCTATCACAGGAAAGTTCAAGCACTCGGACAGAGTGGTGCTGCATCTTCGGACCACTGCCATCGTTGCTTCTTTCAGGAGGAGAGGGTCGTCTGAAGAGCACCGGACGCTGAAGCTGACAACCAGTCAAAGGGCGAGGAGTTCGTCGTGA
- a CDS encoding RNA polymerase I specific transcription initiation factor, which translates to MTANEESWDLDTDEIRSVDSEELYETRPNRWRGQKSTWQTYTQEERLLHRSMEQLRNRDLSVHLYNAFALKHRPVRPSATAEPADAEVSSSGSTAIQQDTTRLSRVTDTAIQDVEKPLQEVVDSGEWRPPNLWTAWPMNHRNVPGDDFLKETHDEDDVFTFRSKKELLPSTPLEEELTATILRQAKERFRRRQRKYYEKNATRARDESAYETTGASSAAAHSAISSDDNDDDIPSNEEDAKEQPDERAGKAEKPKRSKTYEAAVSANDDLSANLLRPSVRHILSTLDNTLTALHNSRVAGLSYMTDSSASATDGEASEASDAGSVSSAVSRASSATRRKRKGAPRSRAPRTPEPERKTTERRGRPRKAQLPLPGETEKEMKIRIAREQKKRIPFSSDEEDNADQVEEEGKMKKGAKEAAEMSETSRSPRKKQDLPPEARLEIRTKTREAILGGWGLRDWSDVIGAASLAGFKPEVVARAAQRCADLFGEGMEMHTLLEGPASKGPKPQRKRYLPGDRHNRRASSSVSGSDSEVNRPVVRRRVLSRQGSLARDSVPPSDSDVTGAARGRSSRAPSRARSASRSSSVGLFFCPVAGCPRSAEGFARRANLLRHVASIHPGQAVEAGDVESEDEMDGAVHVDGFLKSIRARKGWRAEDTGTRKRKRHYRGRRVEESGASEGSGVGEESVWDST; encoded by the coding sequence ATGACGGCAAATGAGGAATCATGGGACCTCGACACCGATGAGATCCGCTCAGTCGACTCGGAAGAGCTTTATGAGACCAGGCCCAACCGTTGGAGAGGCCAAAAGTCGACATGGCAGACCTATACGCAGGAGGAGCGGCTACTGCACCGGTCCATGGAACAGCTTCGGAACCGAGACTTGTCGGTGCATCTCTACAACGCGTTTGCGCTGAAGCACCGTCCCGTGCGAccgtcggcaacggcagagcccgccgacgcagaggtgagcagcagcggcagcaccgcCATTCAGCAAGACACAACACGGCTATCCCGAGTGACTGACACTGCAATCCAGGACGTCGAGAAACCGCTGCAAGAAGTCGTCGACAGCGGCGAGTGGCGTCCGCCGAATCTTTGGACGGCGTGGCCCATGAACCACAGGAATGTGCCAGGCGACGATTTCCTGAAGGAGACccacgacgaggacgacgtcttcACCTTCCGCTCCAAGAAGGAGCTACTGCCAAGCACGCCTCTGGAAGAGGAGCTCACGGCCACGATCCTGCGCCAGGCGAAGGAGCgtttccgccgccgccaacggaAATACTACGAGAAGAATGCCACCAGAGCCCGCGACGAGTCCGCCTACGAAACAACGGGggcgtcttcggcggcggctcaCTCGGCCATTTCAtccgacgacaacgatgatGATATTCCATCGAACGAAGAAGATGCCAAAGAACAGCCCGACGAAAGGGCCGGAAAGGCCGAAAAGCCCAAGCGCTCCAAGACCTACGAGGCGGCAGTGtccgccaacgacgacctcTCGGCAAACCTCCTCCGCCCATCTGTTCGTCACATTCTCTCCACGCTCGACAACACACTCACCGCGCTCCACAATTCCCGCGTTGCCGGCCTCAGCTACATGACCGactcctccgcctcggccaccgACGGCGAGGCGTCCGAAGCCTCGGACGCAGGCAGTGTCTCGTCCGCCGTGTCGcgcgcctcgtcggccacgaGACGCAAGAGGAAAGGCGCCCCGCGCAGCAGGGCCCCGCGGACGCCCGAGCCGGAGCGGAAGACCACAGAGAGGCGGGGCCGGCCAAGGAAGGCGCAGCTCCCGCTGCCGggggagacggagaaggagatgaagaTCCGGATCGCGAGGgagcagaagaagcgcaTCCCGTTCTCGTCAGACGAGGAGGATAACGCCGATCaagtcgaggaggaggggaagatgaagaagggtgccaaggaggcggcggagatgtcggagacgtcgaggtcgccgcGCAAAAAGCAGGATCTGCCGCCCGAGGCCCGCCTCGAAATCAGGACCAAGACCCGAGAGGCGATCCTTGGGGGCTGGGGGCTAAGAGACTGGAGCGACGTCATCGGCGCGGCTTCCCTGGCGGGTTTCAAGCCCGAAGTCGTCGCCCGGGCGGCGCAGCGGTGCGCAGACCTGTTCGGCGAGGGGATGGAGATGCACACGCTCCTCGAGGGCCCGGCATCTAAGGGACCGAAACCTCAGAGGAAGCGGTACCTCCCCGGCGACCGCCACAACCGCcgcgcctcctcgtccgtctccgGCTCCGATTCCGAGGTCAATCGGCCGGTGGTACGACGACGTGTCCTTTCAAGACAGGGCAGCCTCGCGCGGGACAGCGTGCCGCCGAGTGACTCCGACGTTACCGGCGCCGCTCGCGGACGGAGCTCTCGCGCGCCGAGTCGGGCCCGCAGCGCGTCCCGCAGCTCTTCCGTCGGGCTCTTCTTCTGTCCCGTGGCCGGGTGCCCGCGTTCGGCGGAAGGGTTCGCGAGGAGGGCGAACCTGTTGCGGCACGTGGCGAGTATCCATCCCGGGCAGGCCGTGGAGGCGGGCGACGTGGAGAGCGAAGACGAGATGGACGGCGCGGTGCACGTCGACGGGTTCCTGAAGTCCATCCGGGCCAGGAAGGGCTGGAGGGCCGAGGATACGGGGACGAGGAAGCGCAAAAGACATTATCGCGGGCGGAGGGTGGAGGAGAGCGGTGCGAGTGAAGGGAGCGGTGTCGGGGAGGAGTCAGTGTGGGATTCCACATGA
- a CDS encoding Mitochondrial import receptor subunit: MDVLELYVWGPAFGLPSVDAECLAAIAYLHTALPSSQWRLVASNDPAVDTSNRLPALKAGGVWVSGYVAIASHLASLSPHSPSWDLDLDSRLTPSQRADALAYGAHIDAHFAPLLDAALYGTHENWTAVTRPALSHVLGFPLSWTVPVMLRNQATARCAHLGLDSLGAEDDSSGGSDAQGSALDRAMKHLPVSSRKTVLEEMKAGTARGIRLHTITVDALMPLEALRARGEDAPGEKKRFFGGEVPTSLDCLVAGYLALVRAVDLPQPWLRTILDSKFSHLAAMADDLRDECLTSPGALPWAVAPSSAFRTAARFLDNVVQATPNLGEAYVHEWRRRAEARAKGVADRRTLALAGGVLAAGTAIAYGVWVYRSLPPWGMRTQTWMAEKRGLNRFGDLGAMLDFSLGLADPAPRASPSAGWGGGFDKEHRVVESELAVD, translated from the exons ATGGACGTCCTAGAACTCTACGTCTGGGGCCCGGCGTTCGGTCTCCCCTCCGTTGACGCCGAGTGTCTGGCTGCCATCGCATACCTGCACACTGCCCTCCCGAGTTCCCAATGGCGTCTGGTCGCGAGCAATGaccccgccgtcgacacATCGA ATCGCCTCCCAGCCCTAAAAGCTGGCGGCGTCTGGGTATCCGGGTACGTCGCCATCGCATCTCATCTCGCCTCCCTCTCGCCGCACTCCCCCTCGTGGGACCTGGATCTCGACTCGCGCCTTACCCCGTCCCAGCGCGCAGACGCCCTCGCCTATGGCGCCCACATCGACGCCCACTTCGCGCCccttctcgacgccgcccttTACGGCACCCACGAGAACTGGACCGCCGTCACCCGTCCTGCCCTGAGCCATGTCCTCGGCTTCCCCCTGAGCTGGACTGTACCCGTCATGCTGCGGAACCAGGCCACGGCGCGGTGCGCGCACCTCGGGCTCGACtcgctcggcgccgaggacgactcCTCCGGCGGCAGTGACGCCCAGGGCAGTGCCCTGGACCGCGCGATGAAGCACCTACCCGTGTCGTCCAGGAAGACCGTGctggaggagatgaaggCGGGCACGGCGCGGGGCATCAGGTTGCACACCATCACAGTCGACGCCCTCATGCCgctcgaggccctccgcGCACGGGGCGAGGACGCGCcgggcgagaagaagcgcttcttcggcggcgaggtgcCGACCTCCCTCGACTGCCTGGTCGCCGgctacctcgccctcgtccgcgcGGTCGACCTGCCCCAGCCCTGGCTCCGCACGATCCTCGACAGCAAGTTCTCGCAcctggccgccatggccgacgacCTCCGCGACGAGTGTCTCACGAGCCCCGGCGCCCTCCCCTGGGCCGTGGCCCCCTCATCGGCATTCCGCACGGCGGCCCGCTTCCTGGACAACGTCGTGCAGGCGACGCCGAATTTGGGCGAGGCGTACGTTCACGAgtggcgccggcgcgccgAGGCTAGGGCGAAGGGTGTGGCGGACCGGAGAACGCTCGCtctcgcgggcggcgtgctggccgccggcaccgccatcgCGTACGGAGTGTGGGTCTACCGCAGTCTCCCGCCCTGGGGCATGCGAACGCAGACTTGGATGGCAGAGAAGAGGGGGCTCAACAGGTTCGGTGACCTGGGCGCCATGCTCGACTTCTCGCTGGGACTCGCCGACCCTGCGCCGCGGGCGAGTCCGTCTGCCGGATGGGGTGGGGGCTTCGACAAGGAGCACAGAGTAGTTGAGTCCGAGTTGGCCGTCGACTAG
- a CDS encoding GPI transamidase subunit PIG-U has translation MTGGTITKGGNKTGVYAAAAALRLLLFVAFPGLPDLLTGRVEISTPVTSFKRLQEGLFLYNHNVSPYDGGVYHQAPLFLPLFSLLPDLKSLPVFAYFLYILVDILTADALSRIADSGEAGSSRLFTSPRRGKRWSGLVVASLFLFNPFTIATCIGRSTSVFSTCAILHAVAKAISGAPLGAMVALSFATYLSMYPLLLLPPLVLLAYDRQDPSRRIASTARFALTNVAVLAAVLAALFLMSFLLTGGSWEFLSSTYGAQLTLNDLTPNVGLWWYFFVEMFDSFRPFFLAVFWLHLSSYVGPLTIRIRSQPLVVVTLMVGIFAIFKPYPSIADTSLFLAMLSLFRHLFPLMRYTFVGAATIMYASFLGPAFYHLWIYAGSGNANFFYAITLVWSLGQTLLVSDLTFAVLRDEWEVERPEMVGKEIRQI, from the exons ATGACCGGCGGCACAATCACAAAGGGAGGCAACAAGACGGGCGTCTACGCTGCTGCCGCGGCGCTGCGTCTTCTGCTCTTCGTTGCGTTCCCCGGCCTGCCTGACCTGCTGACCGGCCGCGTCGAGATCTCGACCCCCGTGACAAGCTTCAAGCGAT TACAAGAAGGCCTCTTCCTCTATAACCACAATGTCTCTCCatacgacggcggcgtctaCCACCAAGcgcctctcttcctcccgctCTTCTCACTCCTCCCGGATTTGAAGTCGCTGCCGGTCTTCGCCTATTTCCTCTACATTCTCGTCGACATTCTGACCGCGGATGCGCTCTCCAGAATTGCCGACTCAGGCGAGGCCGGGTCCTCGCGCCTCTTCACCTCCCCGCGCCGCGGCAAGAGGTGGAgtggcctcgtcgtcgcatCGCT CTTCCTCTTCAATCCCTTTACAATAGCAACGTGCATCGGCCGCTCCACCTCTGTATTCTCGACATGCGCCATCCTCCACGCCGTCGCGAAAGCAATCTCTGGCGCGCCCCTTGGCGCAATGGTCGCCCTCTCCTTCGCAACGTACTTGTCGATGtatcccctcctcctgctgccgccgctcgtcctcctcgcctaCGACCGCCAGGACCCTTCCCGCCGCATCGCATCGACCGCGCGTTTCGCCCTCACGAACGTCGCCGTACTGgctgccgtcctcgccgccttaTTTCTCATGTCCTTCCTCCTCACGGGCGGCTCCTGGGAGTTCCTCTCCAGCACTTACGGCGCCCAGCTCACGCTCAACGACCTGACGCCCAACGTGGGGCTGTGGTGGTACTTTTTCGTCGAGATGTTCGACTCGTTCcgccccttcttcctcgccgtcttctggCTCCACCTCTCGAGCTACGTCGGCCCCCTGACCATCCGCATCCGTTCGCAGCCATTGGTCGTCGTTACACTGATGGTCGGCATCTTTGCCATCTTCAAGCCGTACCCGTCCATTGCCGACACGAGCCTATTCCTGGCGATGCTTTCGCTCTTCCGTCACCTCTTCCCCCTCATGCGCTACACCTTTGTCGGCGCCGCGACAATCATGTACGCCTCGTTCCTCGGACCGGCATTCTATCACCTGTGGATCTacgccggcagcggcaacgcCAACTTCTTTTACGCCATCACCCTCGTATGGAGCCTGGGCCAAACCTTGCTCGTGAGCGACCTGACGTTTGCGGTGCTGCGTGACGAATGGGAAGTCGAGCGGCCCGAGATGGTTGGAAAGGAGATCCGGCAGATCTGA
- a CDS encoding Pescadillo-like protein produces MGRIKKKGQAGAAKNYVTRNQAIRKLQISLPDFRKLCIWKGIYPREPRSKKKVSKSSTASTTFYYAKDIQYLLHEPLLQKFRDQKALEKKISRALGRGNVGDAKRLEKNAARPEETGKPRHTLDHVIRERYPTFVDAVRDLDDCLSMLFLFANLPSTSSVPAKMIARCERLCLEFQHYLIVSQSVTKSFLSIKGIYYQANIHGEDVLWLVPYKFNQRVVGDVDFRIMGTFVEFYMTLLGFINFRLYTALGLKYPPKFDQNKDNQSAELAAFTLEGQNLAALEDKKQTSNGETQHKVDPKTQAAVDKVIKKLKDSNADDETATEEQTESTEEPTNDIDKFEPAAPGGDVLLQPEHSSSDRAKLFSNCTFFLSRETPRQPLEFLLRSFGCKRIGWDAVLGEGAFTTDERDPSITHQIVDRPQLYAANNEGGDGEDNQTSQKLAPNQRIPGRTYVQPQWVWDSVNDEELKQPDQYAPGAQLPPHLSPFVRQVQGAYDPTVPLEEQETEGEALAESDGEMDVDEADAGGMDVAGSEDDDEEEDGEGSDLDGVSADEEEANESEDDEEAQRQLELEAELTGGAVKPKETKPKTKKEAARKAHAKKMAEEAEDIERAKGMLSKKKRKLFEQMQYTNNKKSAEDEKLRAKRRRLEKQLNKKAKA; encoded by the coding sequence ATGGGCAGGATTAAGAAGAAGGGCCAGGCCGGAGCGGCCAAGAACTATGTCACCAGAAACCAGGCCATCCGCAAGCTGCAGATCAGCCTGCCCGACTTCCGCAAGCTCTGCATCTGGAAGGGAATCTACCCTCGCGAGCCGCgcagcaagaagaaggttTCCAAgtcctcgaccgcctcgacgacctttTACTACGCAAAGGACATCCAGTACCTCCTGCACGAGCCGCTTCTGCAGAAGTTCCGCGACCAGAAggccctcgagaagaagatctCGCGCGCTCTCGGCCGTGGAAACGTCGGCGACGCGAAGCGCTTGGAGAAGAACGCGGCCAGGCCCGAGGAGACAGGCAAGCCGAGACACACCCTCGACCACGTCATCAGAGAGCGATACCCGACCTTTGTCGACGCTGTGAGAGACCTCGACGACTGCCTGTCCATGCTGTTCCTGTTCGCCAACctgccctcgacctcgtccgtccCCGCCAAGATGATTGCGCGCTGTGAGCGCCTGTGCCTCGAGTTCCAGCACTACCTGATCGTCTCGCAGAGCGTCACCAAGTCTTTCCTCTCGATCAAGGGCATCTACTACCAGGCAAACATTCACGGCGAGGACGTTTTGTGGCTGGTGCCTTACAAGTTCAACCAGAGGGTCGTTGGTGACGTCGACTTCCGCATCATGGGCACTTTCGTCGAGTTCTACATGACGCTGTTGGGCTTCATCAACTTCCGCCTGTACACGGCCCTCGGCCTCAAGTACCCGCCCAAGTTCGACCAGAACAAGGACAACCAGTCCGCCGAGCTCGCTGCCTTCACTCTCGAGGGCCAGAACCTGGCCGCGCTCGAGGACAAGAAGCAGACCAGCAACGGTGAGACCCAGCACAAGGTCGACCCCAAGACGCAGGCCGCGGTCGATAAGGTTatcaagaagctcaaggactcgaacgccgacgacgagaccgcGACGGAGGAGCAGACCGAATCCACAGAAGAACCCACCAACGACATCGACAAGTTCGAGCCTGCCGcgcccggcggcgacgtcctcctcCAGCCCGAGCACTCCAGCTCGGACAGGGCCAAGCTGTTCAGCAACTGCACATTCTTCCTCTCCCGTGAGACGCCCAGACAACCGCTCGAGTTCCTCCTGCGGTCGTTCGGCTGCAAGCGCATCGGTTgggacgccgtcctcggcgagggtgcCTTCACTACTGATGAGCGCGATCCTTCCATCACCCACCAGATCGTCGACCGTCCCCAGCTGTACGCGGCGAACAACGAgggaggcgatggcgaggacaACCAGACGTCCCAGAAGCTGGCACCCAACCAGCGCATTCCCGGCCGGACATACGTCCAGCCCCAGTGGGTCTGGGACAGCGTCAAtgacgaggagctgaagcAGCCGGACCAGTACGCCCCCGGCGCGCAGCTCCCTCCCCATCTCAGCCCCTTCGTCAGGCAGGTCCAGGGCGCATACGACCCGACTGTGCCtctcgaggagcaggagacGGAGGGCGAGGCACTTGCCGAGAGCGACGGCGAGatggacgtcgacgaggcggacgccggcggcatggACGTTGCCGGTTctgaggacgacgacgaggaggaggacggcgagggatccgatcttgacggcgtctctgccgacgaggaagaggccaaCGAgtcggaagacgacgaggaggcaCAGCGCCAGCTCGAGCTTGAGGCCGAGCTCACGGGCGGCGCAGTCAAGCCGAAGGAGACCAAgcccaagaccaagaaggaggcggcgcgcaAGGCGCACGCCaagaagatggccgaggaggccgaggacatTGAGCgggccaagggcatgctcagcaagaagaagagaaagctGTTTGAGCAGATGCAGTACACTAATAACAAGAAgagcgccgaggacgagaagctccgtgccaagaggaggaggctggaGAAGCAGCTCaacaagaaggccaaggcgtGA